A window of the Myxococcales bacterium genome harbors these coding sequences:
- a CDS encoding DUF4259 domain-containing protein encodes MGTWQLGPFDNDGAADFLAEAEEALGRSVTRRAARGGVGPKASDDRRRCRQRDVGGVRSGGAGVRAAGDDSATAGRRRPGGADRPTEAMRERALAALDRVADVRRSELAQRLGRGRPRRRRSGPS; translated from the coding sequence GTGGGCACCTGGCAACTGGGACCGTTCGACAACGACGGCGCGGCGGACTTCCTGGCCGAGGCGGAGGAGGCGCTCGGGCGATCGGTCACCAGGCGCGCTGCGCGCGGTGGCGTCGGCCCCAAGGCCAGCGACGATCGACGTCGATGCCGGCAGCGCGACGTGGGCGGCGTGCGATCTGGTGGCGCTGGCGTTCGGGCGGCCGGGGACGACAGCGCCACCGCCGGACGTCGCCGCCCTGGCGGCGCGGATCGACCGACCGAGGCGATGCGCGAGCGCGCCCTCGCGGCGCTCGATCGCGTCGCGGATGTGCGCCGGTCCGAGCTGGCGCAGCGGCTGGGCCGAGGGCGCCCCAGGCGAAGGCGTTCCGGGCCGAGCTGA
- a CDS encoding Bax inhibitor-1/YccA family protein — protein MRAAASSPRSIPFASATLGQSDRMAFLRKTYAHLGVALVALAVLTGGMMRFFPETSLAMSRWAFGGTWNWLLVLALFMGVGYVGDRLAWSQSSRALQYLGLGVSVIAQALLLQPLLWVAMLKLGAGDAQTVILQAATVTLAIFVGLTLTVFVTRRDFSFLRSALMVGSFAALGIIVASMIFGFSLGAVFAGAMILLMAGYILYQTGQIARDFPPTAHVAAALLLFSTIATLFWYVLQFLMSFGRDGSLHPGGPPSGWLRRIRTRICGRHRCRSGCDPDPSSCDPSIRSVATRAAWTSRRASRATSTPDDSGPRDAIGCDPGTPLIRSDATAATRIGGIAIAIRSVATRISAGSQALAS, from the coding sequence ATGCGTGCCGCAGCCTCGTCCCCCCGCTCGATCCCCTTCGCCTCAGCCACGCTCGGTCAGAGCGACCGCATGGCGTTCCTGCGCAAGACCTACGCCCACCTCGGCGTCGCGCTGGTGGCGCTGGCGGTGCTCACGGGCGGCATGATGAGGTTCTTCCCCGAGACCAGCCTGGCGATGTCCCGGTGGGCATTCGGCGGCACCTGGAACTGGCTCCTGGTGCTGGCGCTGTTCATGGGCGTCGGCTACGTCGGCGATCGCCTGGCGTGGTCGCAATCGTCGCGCGCGCTGCAGTACCTGGGCTTGGGGGTCAGCGTGATCGCGCAGGCCCTGCTGCTGCAACCGCTGTTGTGGGTCGCGATGCTCAAGCTGGGCGCGGGCGATGCCCAGACGGTCATCCTGCAAGCGGCGACGGTCACGCTGGCGATCTTCGTCGGCCTGACCTTGACGGTGTTCGTGACCCGCCGCGACTTCTCGTTCCTCCGCAGCGCCTTGATGGTGGGCAGCTTCGCCGCCCTCGGCATCATCGTGGCCTCGATGATCTTCGGCTTCAGCCTCGGCGCCGTGTTCGCTGGCGCCATGATCCTGTTGATGGCCGGCTACATCTTGTACCAGACCGGCCAGATCGCGCGGGACTTCCCGCCGACCGCGCACGTCGCCGCCGCGCTGTTGCTGTTCTCCACCATCGCGACGCTGTTCTGGTACGTGCTGCAGTTCCTGATGTCGTTCGGCCGCGACGGTAGCCTCCATCCGGGTGGCCCTCCATCCGGGTGGCTGCGACGGATCAGGACCCGGATCTGCGGTCGACATCGATGCCGGTCCGGTTGCGACCCGGATCCCTCGAGCTGCGACCCATCGATCCGATCGGTTGCGACCCGGGCAGCATGGACATCGCGGCGCGCATCGAGGGCGACGTCAACCCCTGACGACTCGGGGCCCCGCGATGCGATCGGATGCGACCCTGGTACCCCCCTGATCCGATCGGATGCGACCGCTGCGACCCGGATCGGGGGGATCGCGATCGCGATTCGATCGGTCGCGACCCGGATCTCAGCCGGATCTCAGGCGCTCGCATCTTGA